From a region of the Zingiber officinale cultivar Zhangliang chromosome 4B, Zo_v1.1, whole genome shotgun sequence genome:
- the LOC121974414 gene encoding thioredoxin-like protein CXXS1, with the protein MEGQQQNSRSRVVKVNSEQSWNTFINQAKDQGSPVFIHFGASWCVPSLAMNTFFEELAIAYPGILFLSVDVDEAKEVASKMGVKAMPTFVLMGDDGAVIDKTVGANPEEIRKRVDGFVQSFRSSKILE; encoded by the exons ATGGAAGGCCAGCAGCAGAATTCCAGGTCTAGAGTTGTGAAGGTGAACTCAGAGCAGTCGTGGAACACGTTCATCAACCAAGCCAAGGACCAAGGCTCCCCT GTTTTCATCCACTTCGGCGCTTCATGGTGTGTTCCCTCCCTCGCCATGAACACGTTCTTCGAGGAGCTGGCCATAGCTTATCCGGGCATCCTCTTCCTCTCGGTGGACGTTGATGAAGCCAAG GAGGTGGCTTCTAAGATGGGGGTGAAGGCAATGCCAACCTTCGTTCTGATGGGAGATGATGGCGCAGTGATAGACAAGACTGTCGGGGCCAATCCGGAAGAGATCAGGAAAAGGGTGGATGGCTTCGTCCAATCATTCCGCAGCTCAAAAATTCTCGAgtga